The following proteins are encoded in a genomic region of Oryzias latipes chromosome 17, ASM223467v1:
- the LOC111946300 gene encoding uncharacterized protein LOC111946300 → MDADRGHLHSPIKVYFSMGLNHREILLSLSAVDRIIISLRTLRRILSTLRLHRRKNQSDVLDIALFLIGQLQTYGQLNGYKLQHLRCIQEGFVVTQNTVRQLIKILDPRGVELRQRNRLRRRLYCNPGPNFIWHVDSYDKLKPYGICLNGAVDGFSRMVIWLHAYSTNSNPKIIAGYFISEVEKRGGTAARVRTDMGTENGTMEDIQRILRLDNDDSFARNCFILGSSTHNQRIESWWAFLRKHHAQYWINVFQKLKDSDDFTGDFLDKQLILFTCLKIIEEELQNVVHLWNTHIIRQSRNAIAPSGRPCMMYTLPQLFGGQDYLKQVSEQAVATCKAHCLQRGPDTCDETVFSLSCLLMAENCLHAPTTPNEAIELYLFLRASIRSNLSDV, encoded by the exons ATGGATGCAGATAGAGGACATTTGCATTCTCCAATTAAAGTGTACTTTTCAATGGGGTTAAACCATAGAGAAATACTGCTTTCACTCAGCGCTGTTGATAGAATAATAATCAGCCTTCGGACTCTTCGAAGAATCTTGTCAACACTGAGActtcacagaagaaaaaaccAAAGTGACGTTCTTGACATTGCATTATTTCTTATTGGACAACTGCAGACTTATGGTCAACTTAATGGATACAAACTGCAACATCTTAGATGTATACAGGAGGGATTTGTTGTCACCCAGAACACAGTGAGACAGTTAATCAAAATTCTGGATCCCAGAGGTGTTGAGTTGAGACAACGTAATCGTCTCCGTCGTCGACTGTATTGTAATCCTGGACCAAACTTTATTTGGCATGTGGACTCTTATGATAAACTGAAACCATATGGAATTTGTCTGAATGGGGCTGTGGATGGGTTTTCCAGAATGGTTATCTGGCTTCATGCATACTCTACAAACAGTAATCCTAAAATTATTGCTGGATATTTCATTTCAGAAGTTGAGAAAAGAGGTGGTACTGCAGCCAGAGTCCGTACAGACATGGGGACAGAGAACGGTACAATGGAAGACATTCAAAGAATTTTACGCCTTGATAATGATGACAGCTTTGCCAGAAATTGCTTCATTTTAGGATCCAGCACCCACAATCAGCGAATAGAGAGCTGGTGGGCTTTCTTAAGGAAACACCATGCACAGTACTGGATTAAcgtttttcaaaaactgaagGATTCAGATGATTTCACTGGGGACTTCTTGGACAAGCAGCTGATTCTTTTCACCTGTTTGAAGATCATTGAG GAAGAGCTTCAAAATGTTGTTCATTTATGGAACACTCACATCATTCGTCAGAGCAGAAATGCGATTGCTCCAAGTGGCCGACCATGCATGATGTATACCCTCCCGCAGCTTTTTGGTGGACAAGATTATTTGAAGCAAGTTTCCGAGCAAGCAGTGGCAACTTGCAAAGCACATTGTCTTCAGAGGGGACCAGACACATGTGATGAAACCGTCTTCTCACTATCCTGCCTCCTGATGGCAGAAAACTGTCTTCATGCACCGACCACACCAAATGAAGCAATTGAACTGTATCTATTTTTAAGAGCTTCCATACGTTCAAACCTGTCAGACGTGTAA
- the LOC111949095 gene encoding uncharacterized protein LOC111949095, translating to MENQREPLYSFLRDRNVSEDRISTMRNDKIDISVIGSMDDDSLATYVPIYGDRIATRRFCSEYKKKGERDAQRQSLLQKLKRKMGFDTQPEGPDHGEHDTTQTHPRAYLKNNKLAVTKTKKVELGWIHEGKQLRKKNGGGTRRIDLPKEAKKADILSIAKELFFPNGRSKKGQLEDFTFDILDYQEDAVLDENTTVGELYSLLKMGTLRFYLCTRERKESRIPEISIPDDRMDHDEPEDENSSSYSSNFSEVLIGPHTGEPLAWQLEDTLPISSSDEGESVSLNLTSATLNLSSVNQFVSNNSAPTIATSTEEPEPALMLPPSAVSILSSYEGDSAVLLIPSSALELASQSNITTSDVPSTSSVTEQPASTSVSHIPSMTSSDNEAHSNTELSGYDTINVIIKLHRTMLMDELITQFKDPSLLTCPLKFSFIDEIGADADGVSRDVYSAFWTEFLDSAAEGQDMRVPLLSPKWQEEEWKSVGRILVKGFLDHGYFPSRLAPAFTVALVFGEHLVSPDLLFESLLFYISPEERDLVNKALLEDLLGEEHEELLDLLDRVGAKFIPTRENLKAVLLNVAHKLIIQQPKYALDKMSEVARTTFAHVFKSQLKIQEMYENMKPTARKVLKLLDANPTTQAESQSLRYLQQYIRGLDQAGLRRFLRFTTGSDVLCVTKIEVLFTPLDGVARRLVAHTCGPVLELPWTYLSFPELRVELDNILSSNSCYVMNIA from the exons ATGGAGAATCAGCGGGAGcctctttattcctttttaaggGATAGAAATGTGTCAGAGGACAGAATTTCCACCATGAGGAATGACAAA ATTGACATATCAGTTATTGGAAGCATGGATGATGACAGCTTGGCCACCTACGTTCCAATCTACGGTGACAGGATTGCCACACGAAGGTTTTGCTCTGAATATAAAAAGAAAGGTGAGAGAGATGCACAACGCCAGTCATtgcttcaaaaactaaaaagaaagatGGGATTTGACACACAACCAGAAGGCCCTGACCATGGAGAACATGATACAACTCAAACACATCCAAGGGCATATTTGAAGAACAACAAGCTGGCTGTGACAAAGACCAAAAAAGTTGAGTTAGGATGGATACACGAAGGAAAGCAGCTACGCAAGAAAAATGGAGGTGGAACAAGGAGAATAGATTTGccaaaggaagcaaaaaagGCTGACATTTTAAGCATTGCAAAGGAACTATTTTTTCCAAATGGAAGATCTAAAAAGGGACAACTGGAGGATTTTACTTTTGATATTTTAGATTACCAAGAGGATGCAGTATTAGATGAAAACACCACAGTAGGAGAACTTTATTCCCTGCTAAAAATGGGAACGTTAAGATTTTATCTTTGCACAAGAGAACGGAAGGAATCAAGAATCCCAGAAATCAGTATTCCAGATGACCGCATGGACCACGATGAGCCAGAGGATGAAAACAGCTCCTCATATTCATCTAACTTCTCAGAGGTCCTGATAGGTCCTCACACTGGTGAACCTCTGGCATGGCAACTGGAAGACACTCTGCCCATTTCATCAAGTGATGAAGGGGAATCTGTGAGTCTTAATCTTACTTCAGCCACCCTGAACTTAAGTTCTGTGAACCAGTTTGTCTCAAACAACTCTGCACCAACGATAGCTACCTCCACTGAAGAGCCTGAACCTGCTCTTATGCTCCCACCATCTGCTGTGTCTATTTTGTCAAGTTATGAAGGAGACTCGGCAGTTCTTCTTATTCCTTCTTCTGCCCTTGAGCTGGCAAGTCAAAGCAATATCACAACCAGTGATGTGCCATCTACATCCAGTGTTACTGAGCAGCCTGCATCTACCTCTGTGTCCCACATACCTAGTATGACTTCATCAGATAATGAAGCACACAGTAATACTGAGCTGTCCGGATATGACACGATTAATGTTATTATTAAACTTCATAGGACAATGCTTATGGATGAACTGATAACACAGTTCAAAGATCCCAGCTTGCTCACCTGTCctttaaaatttagttttatcGATGAAATAGGAGCAGATGCAGATGGAGTTTCTAGAGATGTCTATTCTGCTTTCTGGACAGAGTTTTTAGACAGTGCTGCTGAAGGGCAAGACATGAGAGTTCCATTACTTTCCCCAAAGTGGCAGGAGGAAGAATGGAAATCTGTTGGACGGATCCTTGTAAAGGGGTTCCTAGACCATGGCTATTTCCCAAGCCGCCTTGCACCAGCTTTCACAGTGGCGCTGGTTTTTGGTGAGCACTTGGTGTCACCTGACTTGCTATTTGAGTCACTCCTCTTTTACATCAGTCCAGAAGAGAGAGATCTTGTGAACAAGGCTTTGCTGGAGGATCTTCTTGGTGAAGAGCATGAGGAACTGCTTGATTTATTAGATCGTGTGGGTGCTAAATTTATCCCAACAAGAGAAAACTTGAAAGCTGTGCTTTTAAATGTTGCACATAAGCTGATCATTCAACAGCCAAAATATGCTCTTGATAAAATGTCAGAAGTTGCAAGAACAACATTTGCACATGTCTTCAAGAGCCAACTAAAAATTCAAGAAATGTATGAAAACATGAAACCTACAGCAAGAAAGGTTCTGAAATTATTAGATGCTAATCCTACTACACAAGCTGAGAGCCAGAGTCTGAGGTACTTACAGCAGTACATCAGAGGACTTGATCAGGCAGGTCTCAGAAGGTTTCTGCGATTTACAACTGGCTCAGATGTGCTTTGTGTTACTAAAATCGAAGTTCTCTTCACACCCTTAGATGGAGTAGCACGGCGGCTAGTAGCACATACATGTGGTCCAGTTCTGGAGCTACCTTGGACATACTTGTCCTTCCCAGAGCTGCGTGTGGAGCTCGACAATATACTGAGCAGCAACAGCTGCTATGTTATGAACATTGCgtaa